From Candidatus Ozemobacteraceae bacterium, one genomic window encodes:
- a CDS encoding MFS transporter, with protein MIFPFSARISEADRHRYEIDAVSGAFYGIFIGMMTPFIPILMKRLSATPLEMGLAMSAPYFSLVFGFPLLRYFTGWRALDIITVPTAFTRLAIAGVGFTDNTTAILLLYVLCQFVEGLGMGAYTRVLKELYSDGSRSLAMGYVRFFIAMTTIVGSAVGGWMLDSGHKTAMFVIAGVCGMLSSINFNRVLPRDASPTFATGGFSVGSVRATLKASEGFFWLNVTIMLYGFGNLLMLGVLPTKLVTGWHVSNATVGYLNGLTNVVQMFAYVVIGRFIAKHGSQRGLFLGMFGGLLNPWLFFLAPTAAYLIVPYSFTGILNVGFDLSWMQLIIAFAPVSELAVYGSVYTFLMGVRGIAAMLFSNLALSALGVDTFLALAGLFMLAGVSIALWKRDSWKA; from the coding sequence ATGATTTTTCCCTTTTCGGCGAGAATTTCAGAGGCGGACCGGCACCGATACGAGATCGATGCCGTTTCCGGGGCGTTCTACGGCATCTTCATCGGAATGATGACGCCGTTCATCCCGATCCTGATGAAGCGTCTCTCGGCGACGCCGCTCGAGATGGGGCTGGCGATGTCGGCGCCGTATTTTTCGCTCGTTTTCGGCTTCCCGCTTCTGCGGTATTTCACGGGCTGGCGGGCGCTCGACATCATCACCGTCCCGACGGCGTTCACCAGGCTCGCCATCGCGGGTGTCGGCTTCACCGACAATACGACGGCGATTCTGCTGCTCTACGTGCTGTGCCAGTTCGTCGAAGGGCTCGGCATGGGCGCCTACACGAGGGTACTGAAGGAGCTGTATTCCGACGGCTCGCGCAGTCTCGCGATGGGGTACGTCAGGTTTTTCATCGCGATGACGACGATCGTCGGCTCGGCCGTTGGCGGCTGGATGCTCGATTCCGGGCACAAAACGGCGATGTTCGTCATCGCGGGCGTCTGCGGCATGCTGTCGTCGATCAATTTCAACCGCGTGCTGCCGCGCGACGCTTCGCCGACGTTCGCGACGGGCGGGTTCAGCGTCGGGTCCGTTCGAGCGACCCTGAAAGCCTCGGAAGGCTTTTTCTGGCTCAACGTGACGATCATGCTGTACGGCTTCGGCAACCTGCTGATGCTCGGCGTGCTGCCGACGAAGCTCGTCACCGGCTGGCACGTGTCGAACGCGACGGTCGGGTATCTGAACGGCCTGACGAACGTCGTCCAGATGTTCGCCTACGTCGTCATCGGCCGGTTCATCGCGAAGCACGGCTCGCAGCGCGGCCTGTTTCTCGGGATGTTCGGCGGTCTGCTGAACCCGTGGCTGTTCTTTCTGGCGCCCACGGCCGCCTATCTCATTGTGCCGTATTCGTTCACCGGAATCCTCAACGTCGGCTTCGACCTGAGCTGGATGCAGCTGATCATCGCGTTCGCCCCTGTTTCAGAGCTCGCCGTATATGGGTCAGTATATACGTTTCTGATGGGCGTTCGCGGAATCGCCGCGATGCTGTTCTCGAATCTGGCGCTGTCGGCGCTCGGCGTCGACACCTTCCTGGCCCTCGCCGGCCTCTTTATGCTCGCCGGCGTCTCGATCGCCCTCTGGAAGCGCGATTCCTGGAAAGCCTGA